The Erinaceus europaeus chromosome 13, mEriEur2.1, whole genome shotgun sequence genome segment cctaccccacttgggaaataaagaaagaggctgggggtatggatggacctgtcaatgcccatgtccaatggagaagcaattacagaagccagacctcccacctgctgcCCCATAGAAATATTTGGTCCATTCTCCTAGagggattaaaaaataagtaaccttccaatggagggagagTATATGGAACACTGGTGGAGGGAAATGTACAGAATTGTGTCACTTTATCCTACAATGTTGTTgttcattattacatcactaataaaaaaattcactaccaaaatatttttatgacttccagaaaatagaaaagCTTGTTACAAATGTTTTTTTCATACATTAACCAGTAGCATACTATTTTCCAGGAATATCTGCTGCCCTATTCAGAAGAAATGCTGTGGTGCTCTCCACTGACACAAAATGAAACACAAAAAAACACACAGCTGAAGATATCACAGCCTCCTTGCAAATGAGAGACATTAAGATCTGAGTGGTTTCCAGCAAAAGGAAAATAACCAGCAACTTCACTATACTGTGCACTGAAACAGAGCAAACATGAACATCACTAACTGTACCACAGAAGACAGTGTGGCCATCAGGTCCAAGACTGTCACTGAGAAGATGCTAATTTCCATGACCTTGGTAATCATCACCACCCTGACCATGTTGCTGAACTTGGCTGTGATCATGGCCATCTGCACCACCAAAAAGCTCCACCAGCCTGCCAACTACCTGATCTGTTCTCTGGCTGTGACAGACCTCTTGGTTGCTGTGCTTGTCATGCCCCTGAGCATCATGTATATTGTCATGGAAAGTTGGAAGCTGGGGTACTTCATCTGTGAGGTGTGGCTGAGTGTAGACATGACCTGCTGtacctgctccatcctccatctcTGTGTGATTGCCCTGGACAGGTACTGGGCCATCACCAATGCTATTGAGTATGCCAGGAAGAGGACTGCCAAGAGGGCTGGTCTGATGGTCCTTACTGTCTGGACcatctccatctttatctctatGCCCCCTCTATTCTGGAGAAGTCATCGCCAACTCAGCCCACCTCCTAGTCAGTGCACCATCCAGCATGACCATGTCATCTACACCATTTACTCCACATTTGGCGCATTTTATATCCCTTTAACCTTGATACTCATTCTCTACTACCGAATATACCATGCGGCCAAAAGCCTCTACCAGAAAAGGGGATCTAGTCGGCACTTGAGCAACAGAAGCACAGATAGCCAAAATTCCTTTGCAAGTTGTAAACTTACACAGACTTTCTGTGTGTCTGACTTCTCCACCTCAGACCCCACCATGGAGTTCGAAAAGATCCACAACTCCATCAAGATTCCTCCCTTCGACAATGATCTAGATCACCCAGGAGAGCGTCAGCAAATTTCCAGTACCAGAGAGCGCAAAGCAGCTCGCATCCTGGGACTAATTTTGGGTGCGTTCATTTTGTCATGGCTGCCGTTTTTCATCAAAGAGTTGATTGTGGGTCTTAGCATCCATACTGTGTCCTCAGAAGTGGATGATTTTCTAACGTGGCTTGGTTATGTTAATTCTCTGATCAACCCTCTGCTCTATACCAGTTTCAATGAAGACTTTAAATTGGCTTTTAAAAAGCTCATCAGGTGCCGAGAACATGCataagttataaaaataaaaaaaaaagcatgaatttTACCTGCCCAGTGAGTGGATGGGATTAAGGGGTGCCATTTATTCATGAATGTCATCAGTTCAGAAGAGTTTTTAAGTACATGCAGTCTTGATTTGTGTTCATTACATTCTATTTTGTTTTCAGCTTGTTATGTAGTGTGCTGCTTTCTACCTCTGGTCTTACTTGTggtaaataaatgcaaataaatattatCGTGCAAAAAACCCCAGAAATTTCATACAAGTAATAATAAGGAAAGAGTAAGATTTCTTTAACCATTTCAGTTTACCCTGCAGTTAAAGAATGACAAAATAAATTGCAGACTCTCTTACTACATAGAAATCAAGTATCTGATAACTTGCCTTCAGGTGGCATTAAATCAGAGGTTATGGCTCTATATGCATACAAACTCCAGTGGAAGTTGCATGACTACATAAGCATTTTTTAAGAAAGGTATGCTGTCATTACTGCTTACAGCTCAAAAGTAGTCAGCCTACTCCTATCAAGTACATATAGAAAAGCTGGCATGTCATTTTTAGTTGCTGTTGGAATAAGTTTCTTCACTTTCTGAACAAATCTAGAGTGAATTAACTGGCACTTTCCCAAGTCTCTGACTATGCATATAAAACATAAACAAAGAAGAAACTCAGTGCAATCCACTTTGTTCAATGCATTGCACTATTACTTGACAGGGTAGAGGGTTTCCTCACCTTCTGTTATGTACCCAGTACATACCTCACTCAGAAGGACTAGGGTGAGTATACATGAGGAAAAATTTTAGGAAGTTTAATGAGATGCAAAGATCAAATGAGAGAATCTATTATTTAGCTTTGGTGGAAAATGTCGTTAAATTACCTGTTACAAATTTCTTAGAGAAAGTGAAAAGTTAAAATCTATATGCACTACAGAGGCCATCTATCAGAAAAATGAGTATGAAATTGTATCTTCAGGAATCCCTGTGGCTTTCACGCCAGATTTCACTTTTGGTCTGGGAGATTGAAAAGCTGGACCTGAGTCTGCATAGTGTGTGAACTGGCCCGCAGTGACTGGTCACATGGAGGAGTTCACTACTATGTCAAGTGACAGCACAAAGGGCTGGAAATTTGTGAATCCTTGAATACTCAAGTGAATAACTATTCACTCCATTCTTTGTATCTTATTTATAGcctctttctattattttattctcCAGGGAAGACACTGATGTCCCCAATTCACTACCCTTATGTCTTGGTCCTTAAATCTATGCCGTCTCAATTTTTCTGCAATcctgcttcttccttctttctcttttctgttgcTTTCatgccttctctcctttctcttaatCACACCTATCAATTTACTCAAGTCTCTTGGATGTTAGCACTACTGTCTTCTGATTCTACTTCTCCAGCAAGTCTTTCTTTACCTTTCTCCTAACTCCATTCATTTTGCCTCCCTATCTCAGTCTGCctccactgctctttttttttttaacaactgtatttcccccttttatcattttattagggggataatggtttacagcataaatgttgacacatgagtagaatttcttatctccctgtaataggtgtctggaaaaaaacactctcacccccatgttaggtccttttccaccctcATGCACCAAGACACTAAGTCCCCTTCTACCTTTCTcagcccttccttccccagagtcatttgctttggtgtaTCAC includes the following:
- the HTR1E gene encoding 5-hydroxytryptamine receptor 1E; protein product: MNITNCTTEDSVAIRSKTVTEKMLISMTLVIITTLTMLLNLAVIMAICTTKKLHQPANYLICSLAVTDLLVAVLVMPLSIMYIVMESWKLGYFICEVWLSVDMTCCTCSILHLCVIALDRYWAITNAIEYARKRTAKRAGLMVLTVWTISIFISMPPLFWRSHRQLSPPPSQCTIQHDHVIYTIYSTFGAFYIPLTLILILYYRIYHAAKSLYQKRGSSRHLSNRSTDSQNSFASCKLTQTFCVSDFSTSDPTMEFEKIHNSIKIPPFDNDLDHPGERQQISSTRERKAARILGLILGAFILSWLPFFIKELIVGLSIHTVSSEVDDFLTWLGYVNSLINPLLYTSFNEDFKLAFKKLIRCREHA